One window of Atribacter laminatus genomic DNA carries:
- a CDS encoding sugar ABC transporter ATP-binding protein, with protein sequence MAYLLELKGITKKFPGVVALQDVDYSLQKGEIHALVGENGAGKSTLIKIITGALQPDVGSLFWIGQPVSLDYPWQARQIGIAFIHQNRSLIPFFSGFENIYLGRPYPRKRTGLVYWKKMREEVNAVISQYHLSVNLDKPIQELPAGQQTMVEIVRTLLDKTNLIVLDEPTATLTNAETQLLFQAIRTLKEQGVAFVYVSHRIDEIFEIADFVTVLRNGKVVKTLPIHEAKKSDIISLMAGETVISTFPPPPPIEFSQTVLSVQSLTVTRKQMKNINFSLRKGEILGIFGLIGAGQSELIETLFGMHHPFSGTILVDSEKVNIKNSRSAIQNGILLVPGDRLLQGLIFPFNVRENITLPMLYRFRKNRYFPIPNRRKEMKLAKEMITNLNIRTSGVEQNVATLSGGNQQKVVLSKWIGYGAKVLLCNEPTCGVDVVSRREIYRFLYDLARKGTGIIVCSADIEEVLAISHRIGVMSQREFVGIFPNENITKTEILSLCCLRNGTE encoded by the coding sequence ATGGCATATCTTCTAGAACTCAAGGGAATAACCAAAAAATTTCCCGGGGTGGTTGCGCTCCAAGATGTCGATTATTCATTACAAAAAGGGGAGATTCATGCCTTAGTAGGGGAAAATGGAGCAGGAAAATCGACTTTAATAAAAATCATAACCGGTGCTCTCCAACCCGATGTTGGCTCTCTATTTTGGATAGGTCAGCCAGTATCTCTGGATTATCCTTGGCAAGCACGTCAGATTGGTATAGCTTTTATCCATCAAAATAGAAGCTTAATTCCCTTTTTTTCTGGATTTGAGAATATTTATCTTGGTCGACCCTATCCTCGAAAACGAACCGGTCTGGTTTATTGGAAAAAAATGAGGGAAGAGGTGAACGCAGTCATTTCCCAGTATCACCTATCGGTCAATTTGGACAAGCCAATCCAAGAACTACCAGCTGGCCAACAAACCATGGTCGAAATTGTCCGAACTCTTCTGGATAAAACCAATTTGATTGTATTGGATGAGCCCACGGCAACACTCACGAACGCCGAAACTCAGCTCTTATTTCAAGCCATCAGAACCCTAAAAGAGCAGGGAGTTGCATTTGTCTATGTTTCTCATCGTATTGATGAAATATTTGAAATTGCTGATTTTGTCACGGTTTTGCGAAATGGAAAGGTTGTAAAAACCCTCCCTATTCATGAAGCAAAAAAATCGGATATCATTTCTTTGATGGCTGGGGAAACAGTAATAAGCACATTCCCGCCACCTCCACCAATTGAATTTTCGCAAACTGTTTTATCGGTTCAATCGCTCACAGTTACACGGAAGCAAATGAAAAATATCAATTTCTCTCTCAGAAAAGGAGAAATATTGGGAATTTTTGGATTAATTGGCGCTGGGCAGAGTGAATTGATAGAAACATTGTTTGGGATGCATCATCCTTTTTCGGGTACCATTTTAGTAGATAGCGAAAAAGTAAACATAAAAAATTCCCGGTCTGCAATACAAAATGGAATTCTACTCGTTCCCGGAGATCGATTACTCCAGGGTCTGATTTTCCCCTTTAATGTGAGAGAAAATATCACTTTGCCCATGTTGTACCGGTTTCGAAAAAATAGGTATTTTCCAATTCCCAATCGAAGGAAAGAAATGAAGCTGGCCAAAGAAATGATTACCAATCTGAATATACGAACATCGGGAGTAGAACAGAATGTGGCTACACTGAGCGGGGGAAACCAGCAAAAGGTTGTCTTATCCAAGTGGATTGGATATGGTGCCAAGGTCTTATTGTGTAATGAACCGACTTGTGGTGTCGATGTTGTTTCGAGAAGAGAGATTTACCGTTTTCTCTATGATCTTGCCCGTAAGGGGACGGGAATTATTGTTTGTTCAGCGGACATTGAAGAAGTATTAGCAATTAGTCATCGGATAGGAGTTATGAGCCAAAGAGAGTTCGTTGGTATATTTCCTAATGAAAATATAACCAAAACAGAAATTTTATCACTATGCTGTTTAAGGAATGGAACAGAATGA
- a CDS encoding ABC transporter permease — protein MSNKILRQYGTLIALLVVVVIFSVLKPGAFPTFANLVNITRQISLLTIISVGATIAMVVAEFDLSVGAVASFGGVLAAGFAVQGMNIVLSILIPIGLSFLFGLGNGYLITRFRIFSFIATLSTGTVLGGITFWYTGGATIFGGIPDSFLWLGQAKIGFVPIPTILMIIVVIFFWFVFSWTEFGRRLYAIGGNPVASRLSGVHVSRDKTYAFGLSSLLSAFTGVILASRLGSAHPTAGSGMLLQAYAAVFLGMTAFKAGIPNIWGTFIGSLLIGVVANGLTMLQVPYFLQDIVTGMIVILAVILQHIDEWKG, from the coding sequence ATGAGTAATAAAATTCTAAGACAATATGGAACTCTTATTGCTTTATTGGTGGTTGTGGTCATATTCTCAGTTTTAAAACCTGGAGCCTTTCCAACCTTTGCCAATTTGGTCAATATTACTCGTCAAATTTCACTTCTCACTATTATTTCGGTTGGGGCGACCATTGCCATGGTGGTTGCAGAATTTGATCTTTCTGTTGGAGCGGTAGCTAGTTTCGGTGGCGTCTTGGCTGCCGGGTTTGCTGTTCAAGGAATGAATATCGTTCTCTCAATACTCATTCCAATTGGGCTGTCGTTTTTATTCGGACTGGGAAATGGATATCTGATCACCCGCTTTCGGATATTTTCATTCATTGCGACCCTTTCAACAGGAACAGTGTTAGGAGGAATTACCTTTTGGTATACTGGAGGGGCAACTATTTTTGGTGGTATACCTGATTCTTTTCTGTGGCTCGGTCAAGCGAAAATCGGCTTTGTTCCGATTCCGACCATTCTGATGATAATAGTGGTGATTTTTTTCTGGTTTGTTTTTAGCTGGACGGAGTTCGGTCGCCGGTTATACGCAATTGGGGGGAACCCGGTGGCGTCTCGATTGAGTGGCGTTCATGTAAGTCGAGATAAAACTTATGCATTCGGGCTTTCTTCACTATTATCGGCTTTTACTGGAGTAATTTTGGCATCTCGGCTTGGTTCTGCCCATCCTACCGCCGGAAGCGGAATGCTTCTTCAGGCGTATGCTGCTGTTTTCCTAGGAATGACAGCATTTAAGGCTGGCATTCCTAACATCTGGGGCACCTTCATTGGGAGTCTGCTCATCGGGGTTGTTGCGAATGGATTGACTATGCTCCAGGTTCCCTATTTTCTTCAAGACATAGTGACCGGAATGATTGTGATTCTTGCGGTCATATTGCAGCATATCGATGAATGGAAGGGATAA
- the xylB gene encoding xylulokinase — protein MKLIPKQPGVLGIDVGTSGMKMAFYDFEGNEILSTREEYPTYHPHPGWIEQSPEDWWNAVIHGLDTFWKRNLNPHQIAAIGLSGQMENCLLLDQSGNPLHRVLLYSDSRAIREADLINRKIGKKRILQIFGNRIDHATTIAKLLWIKRNHPEWYHSAETMVCGAKDYIIFRLTNHLVTDPTNASTTGSMNILSEQWEKSIIEEVGLHSSLFPAIVSATEQVGVVSKDASIPTGITTGCPVFCGLGDAGASQVGAGVIGSDRIHCYLGTTGWVAIMKPEYHLPQSEGLFVLNGPELRQYLYIAPLLNAGRAYDWILRITTGDKKKKYHEMEHLLSTVPCGSNGVYFLPYLVGERCPNRDSNATGVFFGLTDQTTDLEMIRATLEGVTYGIRQSLEITMDSTTLNEIVVIGGGSQSKLWCQMIADVCGSKVTVPIRSTAGPCFGAALCALVGMKVKRDFSDIEPLRTQGQQFYPREKNREIYQNLFQFYTKLYPTLKPLFKKE, from the coding sequence ATGAAATTGATTCCAAAACAACCCGGGGTTCTTGGAATAGATGTTGGGACCAGCGGGATGAAAATGGCTTTTTATGATTTTGAAGGGAATGAAATCCTTTCGACGAGAGAAGAATATCCAACTTATCATCCCCATCCAGGATGGATTGAGCAATCGCCGGAGGATTGGTGGAATGCGGTCATTCATGGGTTGGATACTTTTTGGAAGAGGAATTTAAATCCTCATCAAATTGCAGCAATTGGTTTGAGTGGCCAGATGGAAAACTGCTTACTTCTTGATCAATCTGGTAACCCCCTTCATCGAGTATTACTCTACTCCGATTCTCGTGCAATTCGAGAAGCCGATTTGATAAATAGAAAAATTGGGAAAAAAAGAATCTTACAAATTTTTGGAAATCGAATTGACCATGCCACGACGATAGCAAAACTACTCTGGATAAAAAGGAATCATCCAGAATGGTATCATTCAGCTGAAACAATGGTCTGTGGCGCAAAGGATTATATCATTTTCCGTTTAACTAACCATCTTGTAACCGACCCGACCAATGCTTCAACGACCGGTTCTATGAATATTCTTTCAGAACAGTGGGAAAAGTCTATAATAGAAGAAGTCGGTTTGCACAGTTCACTTTTCCCCGCTATCGTTTCGGCAACGGAGCAGGTTGGCGTCGTCAGTAAAGATGCATCTATACCAACCGGAATCACTACCGGGTGTCCGGTTTTTTGTGGGTTAGGGGATGCAGGGGCATCACAGGTAGGAGCGGGCGTGATCGGCTCCGATCGTATACATTGTTATCTGGGAACCACCGGCTGGGTTGCAATAATGAAACCTGAATACCATCTACCCCAATCTGAAGGACTTTTTGTTCTCAACGGCCCGGAGTTACGCCAATATTTATATATTGCACCATTGCTCAACGCCGGCCGTGCCTATGATTGGATTTTAAGGATTACAACGGGAGATAAGAAAAAAAAATATCATGAGATGGAACACCTTCTCTCTACTGTTCCTTGCGGATCGAATGGGGTATACTTTTTGCCCTATTTAGTAGGAGAACGGTGTCCCAATCGAGATTCAAATGCAACCGGTGTATTTTTTGGCCTCACAGATCAGACAACCGATCTTGAGATGATCCGAGCAACTTTAGAGGGAGTGACGTATGGAATTCGGCAGTCTCTTGAAATAACGATGGATTCGACTACACTGAATGAGATTGTTGTAATCGGTGGTGGAAGTCAGAGCAAACTTTGGTGTCAAATGATAGCCGATGTATGCGGAAGTAAGGTAACAGTTCCAATTAGAAGCACCGCAGGTCCTTGTTTTGGTGCTGCGCTTTGCGCTTTGGTGGGGATGAAGGTAAAGAGAGATTTTTCCGATATTGAACCTTTACGGACTCAAGGCCAACAATTTTATCCTCGAGAAAAGAACCGAGAGATATATCAAAACTTGTTTCAATTCTACACAAAACTGTATCCAACTTTGAAACCTTTATTTAAAAAAGAATAA
- a CDS encoding DUF5018 domain-containing protein, whose protein sequence is MRYFKVLIPIIILVLAIIVEGGCFQKPIFSPSKPIIKGKIVNQIIHKMEKKMSEQAVTDAIINVIDPKTGFTLARSTTDQNGFYSLQVPSGGPYVVQAEKEKLRLTKVIPILKAGETKIIQLTDARNTALVLIFQELKKRGQYAEDFDENCYLNNQYFSDLESLVNASLLNSKDPAKNQMVQNYMLLVLSQSGLDAQNNLGQTASLYPAYRSDKKSGFSTLKLQLNDQAAAYAMDFSENDSSTQTNITLTVPYGTDVSNLVATFTTSEGATVRVGSAIQESGITPNDFSRPVEYVVTAQDGVSKKTYTIAVVVAPNTECEITEMKFSSLDSEVVGIINDNNITLTVPYGTDVSNLVATFTTSEEATVTVGNVVQESGVTPNDFTKPVEYLVTAQDGVNKKNLTVTVDIAPNTECELITFGFIDPPVKAKVTDEEGALSRP, encoded by the coding sequence TTGCGGTATTTTAAGGTTTTGATACCTATCATTATTCTTGTCTTGGCAATAATTGTTGAAGGAGGATGTTTTCAAAAACCAATATTTTCACCAAGTAAACCCATCATCAAAGGAAAAATTGTCAATCAGATTATTCATAAAATGGAAAAAAAGATGAGTGAACAAGCAGTAACCGACGCTATAATCAATGTAATTGATCCTAAAACGGGTTTTACTCTTGCTCGGTCAACAACTGATCAAAATGGTTTTTATTCTCTCCAAGTCCCATCGGGAGGACCTTATGTTGTTCAAGCCGAAAAAGAAAAATTAAGATTAACAAAAGTAATTCCAATACTGAAAGCTGGAGAAACCAAGATTATTCAATTAACCGATGCTCGAAATACTGCCTTGGTTTTAATATTTCAAGAATTAAAAAAAAGAGGTCAATATGCCGAAGATTTCGATGAGAATTGCTATTTAAATAACCAATATTTTTCTGATTTAGAGAGTTTGGTTAATGCCTCATTATTAAATAGTAAAGATCCAGCTAAAAATCAAATGGTTCAGAATTATATGCTCTTAGTTCTTTCCCAGTCTGGCTTAGACGCCCAAAACAATCTTGGGCAAACAGCTTCTCTTTATCCGGCTTACCGATCGGATAAAAAAAGTGGGTTTTCCACTCTTAAACTGCAATTAAATGATCAAGCTGCAGCCTATGCTATGGATTTCAGTGAGAACGATTCATCGACTCAAACCAATATTACCCTTACCGTACCCTATGGGACCGATGTTTCTAACCTGGTTGCGACATTCACGACTTCAGAAGGTGCAACGGTAAGGGTTGGAAGCGCAATCCAGGAGAGTGGAATAACTCCCAACGATTTCTCCCGACCGGTAGAATATGTGGTCACGGCTCAAGACGGTGTTTCTAAAAAGACTTATACTATTGCAGTGGTGGTTGCTCCCAATACCGAGTGTGAAATCACTGAAATGAAATTTTCCTCTTTGGATTCAGAGGTAGTTGGGATTATTAATGATAATAATATTACCCTTACCGTACCATACGGAACTGATGTTTCCAACCTGGTTGCGACTTTCACGACTTCAGAAGAGGCAACAGTCACAGTAGGAAACGTAGTCCAGGAGAGCGGAGTCACTCCCAACGATTTCACTAAACCAGTTGAATACTTAGTCACTGCCCAGGATGGGGTTAATAAAAAGAACCTTACTGTTACTGTGGATATCGCTCCCAATACTGAATGTGAGCTAATTACGTTTGGTTTTATTGACCCACCGGTTAAGGCGAAGGTGACTGATGAAGAAGGAGCGTTATCACGACCCTGA
- a CDS encoding TMEM175 family protein: protein MNIEKTPQKNKFFLASDRIQALTDGIFAIAMTLMVLSIDLPKSVDEIDPNSLGKYLLSLKPDFIHYAMSFILLALFWVDHHQQFYYIKKINRKILWINIFNLLFVALFPFSTSLMGDYPNQPVAAVFFISNLLLISLFLSWNWSAATSHSDLVDPNLDKTIIVREKRYRLIFIVISLVCLVLAFVIPEWSTIPYVFSFFFHFFLKNKNQKNLEEIQ from the coding sequence ATGAATATTGAGAAAACACCTCAAAAAAATAAGTTTTTTTTAGCCAGTGACCGGATACAGGCCCTTACCGATGGAATCTTTGCCATCGCTATGACCCTCATGGTTTTGAGCATTGACCTTCCCAAGTCAGTGGATGAAATTGATCCCAATTCGTTGGGAAAATATCTACTCAGCCTGAAACCGGATTTTATCCATTATGCAATGAGTTTTATACTTTTAGCTCTTTTTTGGGTTGATCACCATCAACAATTCTATTACATTAAAAAAATTAATAGGAAAATCCTTTGGATCAATATATTTAATCTTCTTTTCGTAGCTTTATTTCCATTTTCCACCTCCTTAATGGGTGATTACCCCAATCAACCAGTAGCAGCCGTTTTTTTCATTTCAAACCTTTTGTTGATCAGTCTTTTTCTTTCCTGGAATTGGTCAGCAGCTACATCTCATTCCGACCTCGTTGACCCAAATCTGGATAAAACTATTATTGTTCGGGAAAAAAGGTATCGTCTTATTTTCATAGTTATATCTTTAGTATGTTTAGTTTTGGCGTTTGTGATACCCGAGTGGAGTACGATCCCTTACGTTTTTTCGTTTTTTTTCCATTTCTTCCTAAAAAACAAGAATCAAAAAAATTTGGAAGAGATTCAATAA
- a CDS encoding SDR family oxidoreductase, with protein MNNTFRDKVALITGGASGIGKATVLAFAEAGAKVVIADVLEKEGEEIARSIQDKANEAVFIKTDVSDTTQVRSLIEKTISRFQRLDCACNNAGIEGENALTAESSEENWDRVIAINLKGIWLCMKHELQVMVKNGGGAIVNMASVAGLVGFQGLSAYCASKGGVISLTQTAALEYAQHGIRINAVCPGIIRTAMVDRVIGGDPKKEEQYTALEPIGRLGKPEEIAKAVLWLCSDEASFVVGHPMVIDGGFVVQ; from the coding sequence ATGAACAATACCTTTCGTGACAAAGTCGCTTTAATTACTGGTGGTGCTTCAGGAATCGGAAAAGCAACAGTATTAGCATTTGCCGAGGCTGGTGCTAAAGTTGTCATTGCCGATGTTTTAGAAAAAGAAGGAGAAGAAATAGCTCGATCTATCCAAGATAAAGCGAATGAAGCAGTTTTTATCAAGACAGATGTTTCGGATACCACTCAAGTTAGAAGTCTTATTGAAAAGACGATATCTCGTTTTCAGCGATTGGATTGTGCCTGTAATAACGCCGGAATTGAAGGGGAAAATGCTCTAACCGCTGAGAGTTCCGAAGAAAACTGGGATCGAGTGATTGCCATTAATTTGAAGGGAATCTGGTTGTGTATGAAACATGAGTTACAGGTTATGGTAAAAAATGGAGGAGGAGCTATCGTGAATATGGCATCAGTCGCTGGATTGGTTGGATTTCAAGGGCTTTCAGCGTATTGTGCTTCTAAGGGTGGAGTTATTTCTTTAACCCAAACAGCGGCCCTCGAGTATGCCCAACATGGCATTCGAATTAATGCGGTTTGTCCTGGAATTATCCGCACTGCGATGGTCGATCGGGTTATTGGCGGAGACCCAAAAAAAGAAGAACAATACACCGCCTTGGAACCCATAGGAAGGTTGGGAAAACCGGAAGAGATTGCTAAAGCTGTGCTATGGCTATGTTCGGATGAAGCATCCTTTGTTGTTGGACATCCTATGGTAATCGATGGAGGGTTTGTTGTTCAATAA
- a CDS encoding zinc metallopeptidase, producing MARQLLDENQLKDVIVEEIPAYFIDHYNPKSKKITLSASISESDSITSLGVVAHEVGHALQDAEGYRYIKIRNKLAKRLSILSQFSPLVFIGGLWFGIPIFRILALFMLGAFVVFTIITLPVELNASKRAISLLKKSKIMVKEEEESVQ from the coding sequence ATTGCTCGACAACTCCTAGATGAAAACCAGTTAAAGGATGTCATAGTCGAGGAAATTCCGGCATACTTCATCGATCATTATAATCCTAAATCCAAAAAAATCACCTTATCAGCAAGTATTTCTGAATCCGATTCTATCACCTCTTTAGGAGTTGTCGCCCATGAAGTTGGTCATGCCTTACAGGATGCAGAAGGATATCGATATATTAAAATACGCAATAAACTGGCCAAGCGCTTAAGTATTTTAAGCCAATTTAGCCCATTGGTATTTATTGGTGGCCTATGGTTTGGAATTCCCATTTTTAGGATTTTAGCTCTTTTTATGCTCGGAGCCTTTGTTGTATTTACTATTATCACCCTCCCCGTCGAGCTGAATGCTAGTAAGAGGGCAATTTCCCTCCTTAAAAAGAGTAAAATTATGGTTAAAGAAGAGGAAGAAAGCGTACAATAG
- a CDS encoding chromate transporter: MEEKKQLKVVFELFSIFLYVSVFTVGGGIAMVPLLERILVDKKKYLKLEEFMEIYSISQIVPGSLMICMATYIGYKIRRFWGAIFSCMAIIIPPLAIITMIAFFYQSFIEIALIKKLMLGILCGVVGEVGGIIYKMFKRIRFNLVKVLILFFSITLIFIFKVNPIYTVLIAGIMGIFLLRS, from the coding sequence ATGGAAGAAAAAAAACAATTAAAAGTTGTATTCGAACTTTTTTCAATTTTTTTGTACGTTTCGGTTTTTACCGTCGGTGGTGGCATTGCAATGGTTCCTTTATTAGAAAGGATTTTAGTGGATAAGAAAAAATACCTTAAATTGGAAGAATTTATGGAAATATATTCTATATCCCAAATTGTACCGGGTTCACTCATGATCTGTATGGCAACATACATTGGTTATAAGATTAGGAGGTTTTGGGGAGCCATTTTTTCTTGCATGGCAATTATCATACCACCGTTGGCCATAATAACCATGATTGCATTTTTTTATCAAAGTTTTATAGAAATTGCGCTAATTAAAAAATTGATGCTGGGTATTTTATGTGGTGTTGTTGGAGAAGTCGGTGGGATAATTTATAAAATGTTTAAAAGAATACGATTTAATTTAGTTAAAGTTTTGATTCTTTTCTTTTCAATTACCTTAATTTTTATTTTTAAAGTAAATCCTATTTATACCGTTTTAATTGCTGGAATTATGGGCATATTTTTATTAAGGAGCTAA
- a CDS encoding chromate transporter: MLFKVFLEFCKIGVIAFGGGNAIFPILHKEIVEDLNWISMKDFLSMVSIAETTPGPIGMNLSTFIGYRLEGFPGALVATLGYNFLPFLIMFFLAITLLKIKENTIYQRFLSAIMVVVLVLLMRSIYLITSSGFLGFRPYLLAVAAFFVFMFFKKLNPIYLLLISGLVGMIIF; encoded by the coding sequence ATGTTATTCAAAGTATTTTTAGAATTTTGTAAAATTGGTGTTATTGCTTTTGGAGGTGGAAATGCAATTTTCCCAATATTGCATAAAGAAATTGTGGAAGATCTGAATTGGATTTCAATGAAAGATTTTCTTTCCATGGTATCCATTGCTGAAACGACTCCCGGTCCAATTGGCATGAATCTTTCTACTTTTATAGGATACCGCTTGGAGGGATTTCCTGGAGCATTAGTGGCTACTCTGGGTTATAACTTTCTACCTTTTCTCATTATGTTTTTTCTTGCTATAACCCTTTTAAAAATTAAGGAAAACACAATTTATCAGCGGTTTTTAAGCGCTATAATGGTTGTTGTGCTTGTTCTCCTTATGCGCTCGATTTATCTTATAACAAGTAGTGGTTTTTTGGGCTTTCGTCCTTATTTGCTTGCCGTGGCTGCATTCTTTGTTTTTATGTTTTTTAAAAAATTAAATCCTATCTATTTACTTCTCATCTCGGGTTTAGTTGGAATGATAATCTTTTAA
- a CDS encoding IPT/TIG domain-containing protein — MNTITPQSGPSGTKITIAGSEFGSLQEQSLLIFKRGDDKILRVRL; from the coding sequence ATTAATACCATTACTCCTCAATCGGGACCGTCGGGTACGAAAATTACCATTGCCGGTTCAGAATTTGGTTCCTTACAAGAGCAAAGTCTCCTGATTTTTAAAAGAGGAGATGATAAAATTTTAAGGGTAAGATTATAA
- a CDS encoding carbohydrate ABC transporter permease: MSRYRNIRLLSSTTQYLVIIILLIAVLFPIAWMVSTSFKDHHDLFETPPRWIPRNPTAAAYQRIFISRAGAGGVNFLTYFKNSLIVCGATVIFCILLAIFSGYALSRFHRRGRKSIFTSILITQMFPLPMFLITFYIMFMRLKLLNSYTGLIIAYTSFSLPFCIWMIKGFFDKIPLELEEAALIDGCSRMSALWRVVIPLVSPGVVAIGIFAFLSAWDEFMFSLTLMSQDAMRTLPPGIVLSFVGEFDVRWEDMMAASVVATLPVLIVFLILQKYLVEGLTAGAVKG; this comes from the coding sequence ATGTCGCGCTACCGAAACATCCGCCTCCTGTCGAGTACCACTCAGTACCTAGTTATCATAATTTTGCTCATAGCTGTTCTGTTTCCAATTGCCTGGATGGTATCGACTTCTTTCAAAGATCATCATGATCTTTTTGAAACACCACCACGCTGGATTCCCCGCAATCCAACCGCAGCTGCCTATCAACGGATTTTTATCTCCCGAGCTGGGGCTGGAGGAGTAAATTTTCTAACTTATTTTAAAAATAGCCTCATAGTTTGCGGTGCTACTGTAATATTCTGTATCCTATTAGCAATTTTTTCAGGATATGCACTTTCTCGTTTCCATCGGCGGGGAAGGAAAAGTATTTTTACCAGCATCCTGATAACTCAAATGTTTCCTCTTCCAATGTTTTTAATCACCTTTTATATCATGTTTATGCGATTGAAACTTTTAAATTCCTATACCGGCTTGATTATTGCCTACACCAGCTTCTCATTGCCTTTCTGTATCTGGATGATAAAAGGGTTTTTCGACAAAATTCCTTTAGAACTTGAAGAAGCTGCCTTGATCGATGGCTGTAGTCGGATGAGTGCTCTTTGGCGAGTAGTCATTCCTTTAGTATCTCCTGGGGTTGTTGCCATTGGCATTTTTGCATTTCTCTCTGCCTGGGATGAGTTTATGTTTTCCCTCACCCTCATGTCTCAAGATGCTATGCGGACTCTTCCTCCCGGAATAGTTCTCTCTTTTGTAGGCGAATTTGACGTTCGCTGGGAGGATATGATGGCTGCCAGCGTAGTTGCCACGCTTCCGGTCTTGATTGTTTTCTTAATACTCCAAAAATATCTGGTTGAGGGATTGACTGCCGGTGCGGTCAAAGGATAA
- a CDS encoding carbohydrate ABC transporter permease, whose translation MLIGKKRSDKRLYFLLILPSATILILTIGYPLINGIILGFHYYRLTDPARGVVFNGLQNFRMLLFGNRIFWISLYRTFLYCLGSTGVSFFFGFLIALLLYGPIRNRSLFRSLFLLPWVIPSTVVALLWLWIFNPQYGILNFLLKDLGLIRQFQSWLVNPSLALPSVILATSWKYFPFFMLMLLAGLETIPKELFEASTIDGATFFQRLRYIILPSLKEIIIIVTILEIIWEFQNFTIIWILTKGGPVYQTTTMGIQIYRTAFRNYDMGMGAAMGSLSLIAMLIFSLSYIKTLKFGEGD comes from the coding sequence ATGCTAATTGGAAAAAAACGAAGCGATAAAAGGCTCTATTTTCTCCTGATACTTCCTTCGGCTACCATTTTAATCTTAACCATAGGCTACCCACTGATTAATGGGATCATTCTTGGATTCCATTATTACCGGCTAACCGATCCTGCACGAGGAGTGGTCTTTAATGGCCTTCAGAACTTTCGGATGCTGTTGTTTGGAAATCGGATATTCTGGATATCCCTTTATCGAACCTTTCTCTATTGTCTTGGTTCTACCGGGGTTTCTTTTTTCTTCGGTTTCCTTATTGCTCTCCTGCTCTATGGTCCGATTCGAAATCGTAGTCTCTTTCGCAGCCTGTTTCTTCTCCCTTGGGTCATTCCATCTACAGTTGTAGCATTATTATGGCTTTGGATATTCAATCCCCAGTATGGAATATTGAACTTTCTTTTGAAAGATTTGGGATTAATCAGACAATTCCAATCGTGGCTGGTTAATCCCAGCTTAGCGTTACCTTCGGTAATTCTAGCCACTAGTTGGAAATATTTTCCCTTCTTTATGCTCATGCTTTTAGCCGGCCTCGAAACTATTCCTAAGGAACTTTTTGAAGCGTCAACTATTGATGGGGCAACCTTTTTTCAGCGACTGAGATATATAATTCTGCCTAGCCTCAAAGAAATAATCATCATCGTAACCATCCTGGAAATCATTTGGGAATTCCAAAACTTTACTATCATCTGGATTCTTACCAAGGGAGGCCCAGTATATCAGACGACAACCATGGGGATTCAGATATACCGAACTGCTTTTCGAAATTATGATATGGGGATGGGAGCAGCCATGGGTTCTTTGTCTTTAATAGCTATGTTGATTTTCAGTCTATCCTACATTAAAACCTTAAAATTCGGGGAAGGAGATTGA